One stretch of Paenibacillus sp. FSL R5-0341 DNA includes these proteins:
- a CDS encoding DinB family protein, giving the protein MNGTLQIRDHLLNELETGVRTGASLIRLIRSEDWSVRPQENMRSLVELVHHFIQITASDLAIMQEKSEAEVGLVENSLSGIEDIDKLEATLWSNFESYKAYITGLSEEDYLNRSTKAFYMEHGHLQAQWQIETLTHVFHHRSQLYNYLKQQGHELNFFMLYA; this is encoded by the coding sequence ATGAATGGAACATTGCAGATTCGGGATCATTTGTTAAATGAGTTGGAAACAGGCGTACGGACGGGGGCTTCGTTGATTCGCTTGATCCGTTCGGAGGATTGGTCGGTTCGTCCACAGGAGAATATGCGTTCATTGGTGGAGCTTGTGCATCACTTTATCCAGATCACGGCATCGGATCTTGCCATTATGCAAGAGAAAAGTGAAGCAGAGGTTGGTCTGGTGGAGAACAGCCTGTCCGGAATCGAGGATATCGATAAGCTGGAAGCAACGTTGTGGAGCAATTTCGAATCCTATAAAGCATATATCACGGGATTGAGTGAAGAAGATTATTTAAACCGCTCAACCAAAGCTTTCTATATGGAACATGGTCATTTGCAGGCGCAATGGCAGATTGAAACGTTAACGCATGTGTTCCATCACCGTTCGCAGCTGTATAACTATCTCAAGCAGCAGGGTCATGAACTTAACTTTTTCATGCTGTATGCCTAA
- a CDS encoding glycoside hydrolase family 2 TIM barrel-domain containing protein, producing the protein MRKKLIHTPPANGYPEWNNNPETFQVGRLPAHASMVAFPSVEEALSNESSASPWYESLNGLWKFAFAETPEQRISSFYENNYDASDWDEIAVPSNWQLQGYDYPQYTNMTYPWVEREPELKPPFAPTTYNPVGSYIRTFTVPADWKDRPVLLHFEGVESAFYVWVNGELVGYSEDTFTPAEFDITAYLAEGENKLAVEVYRWCDASWLENQDFWRLSGIFRGVYLHSPSPVQIADFFVRTELDEAYQDAELLLDMKLFNHHAAQTTAGLSIHAQLYDAQQQTVLKQPLTAAVTFQGEDELSFKLSAEVIKPLLWSAESPHLYTLVLSIQNESGETLEAVRSRIGFRKFELKDGLMQINGKRIVFKGVNRHEFSPDTGRAIGREDMIRDIELMKSYNVNAVRTSHYPNQSLWYELCDEYGLYVIDETNLETHGTWYYGQKEMNENNIPASKPEWRNNVIDRCNSMFQRDKNHASVIIWSLGNESFGGDNFIAMYDYLKQVDPTRLVHYEGTFHYRPSDSASDIESTMYISPENVENYARMQGPKKPYIICEYSHAMGNSCGGLHLYWDLFDKYDVLQGAFIWDWVDQSIRTTTADGVEYFAYGGDFGESPHDGNFCGNGLILADKTVTPKLEEVKKCYQNVRMEAVDIKDGLLRIRNQFLFTDLSEYSLVWTVTHDGKSVENGTLDIAAPPGESVEVRIPYTPSSDLFKEAVLTVSLVTKVATKWAGVGHEIAWDQFVVSPRLRPIQPVYQGQGNEPQVEDLQDELKVATGQVTLSFNSATGTLTSYQINNQEQLLAPVRPNFWRAMTDNDMGNRLNERSAFWRDAHATSRLIRFEHHADEQGILVTTDYTWDSHPGCTLSISYRINPDGVLEISQTLIPGEGLPDLPEFGMLLQLNNSLDTISWYGRGPHDNYADRLTSARLGYYTGAVQDQFVPYLKPQECGNKTDVRYAEITSADGQNGLHVEATIPFEINALPWTPEELEANDHVYKLPQSTQTVARINYKQMGVGGDDSWGARTHAEYTLPANRAYHFTFTVRPV; encoded by the coding sequence ATGCGAAAGAAACTAATACATACCCCTCCGGCGAATGGATACCCGGAATGGAACAACAATCCCGAAACTTTTCAAGTAGGCCGTCTACCCGCACATGCGTCTATGGTAGCGTTTCCATCCGTGGAAGAAGCATTGTCCAATGAATCCAGTGCATCACCGTGGTACGAATCGTTGAATGGTTTGTGGAAGTTTGCCTTTGCGGAGACACCGGAGCAAAGGATTTCATCCTTTTATGAGAACAACTATGATGCCAGTGACTGGGACGAGATCGCCGTTCCTTCCAACTGGCAGCTACAAGGTTACGATTATCCCCAATATACGAATATGACGTATCCGTGGGTCGAGCGTGAGCCTGAACTGAAGCCACCATTTGCACCAACAACCTATAATCCGGTGGGTTCGTACATCCGTACGTTTACGGTTCCTGCTGACTGGAAAGACCGGCCTGTCCTGCTGCACTTTGAGGGCGTTGAATCCGCCTTCTATGTATGGGTCAACGGGGAATTGGTCGGTTATAGCGAGGACACGTTCACACCCGCTGAGTTTGATATCACTGCTTATCTAGCGGAAGGTGAGAACAAACTGGCTGTGGAGGTATATCGCTGGTGTGATGCGAGCTGGCTGGAGAATCAGGATTTCTGGCGGTTAAGCGGCATCTTCCGTGGTGTATATTTGCATTCACCTTCACCAGTTCAGATCGCCGATTTCTTTGTTCGTACTGAACTGGATGAAGCCTATCAGGATGCGGAGCTACTGCTGGATATGAAATTATTTAATCATCATGCCGCGCAGACCACTGCCGGATTATCCATTCACGCACAGCTCTATGATGCACAGCAACAGACTGTATTGAAACAGCCACTTACTGCGGCCGTTACGTTCCAGGGCGAGGATGAACTGTCATTTAAGTTGTCAGCAGAGGTTATAAAGCCGCTTCTATGGAGCGCCGAGTCCCCTCATCTATATACACTTGTGCTGTCCATTCAGAACGAATCAGGCGAAACGCTGGAGGCTGTTCGCAGCCGGATCGGATTCCGCAAGTTTGAACTGAAAGACGGCCTGATGCAAATCAATGGCAAACGCATTGTATTCAAAGGTGTGAATCGTCATGAATTTTCCCCGGATACCGGTCGAGCCATTGGGCGGGAAGACATGATCCGTGACATCGAGCTGATGAAGTCCTATAACGTTAACGCCGTGCGCACATCCCATTATCCGAATCAGTCACTCTGGTACGAACTGTGTGATGAATATGGTCTGTATGTCATTGACGAAACGAACTTGGAGACTCACGGCACGTGGTACTATGGGCAAAAGGAAATGAACGAGAACAATATTCCTGCGAGCAAGCCGGAATGGCGTAATAACGTAATCGATCGCTGTAACTCGATGTTCCAGCGGGACAAAAACCATGCGTCCGTTATTATCTGGTCTCTGGGTAATGAGTCCTTCGGCGGCGATAACTTCATCGCCATGTACGATTATCTGAAACAAGTCGATCCAACCCGTCTCGTTCATTATGAAGGGACTTTCCACTATCGCCCTTCCGATTCAGCAAGCGACATTGAATCAACGATGTATATCAGTCCTGAAAATGTGGAGAATTATGCTCGCATGCAAGGACCGAAGAAACCTTATATTATCTGCGAATACAGCCATGCCATGGGTAACTCCTGCGGTGGTCTGCATCTGTATTGGGATTTGTTCGATAAATATGATGTATTGCAGGGTGCATTCATCTGGGACTGGGTCGATCAGTCCATTCGTACCACTACGGCAGACGGTGTCGAATATTTCGCTTATGGCGGTGATTTCGGTGAATCCCCTCATGATGGCAATTTCTGCGGAAACGGACTGATTCTGGCCGATAAGACGGTTACGCCGAAGCTGGAAGAAGTGAAGAAATGTTATCAGAACGTTCGTATGGAAGCTGTTGATATAAAAGACGGCTTGCTGCGCATCCGAAACCAGTTCCTGTTCACGGATCTGAGCGAATATTCGCTCGTATGGACAGTAACACATGATGGCAAGTCTGTAGAGAACGGCACGCTCGATATCGCAGCACCTCCTGGCGAATCGGTTGAAGTCCGTATTCCATACACGCCATCGTCCGATTTGTTCAAGGAAGCGGTGCTGACTGTATCTCTGGTTACGAAAGTTGCAACCAAATGGGCAGGAGTAGGTCATGAGATTGCCTGGGATCAGTTCGTGGTATCTCCACGATTGCGTCCAATTCAACCAGTGTATCAAGGACAAGGCAATGAGCCGCAGGTAGAGGATCTGCAAGATGAATTAAAAGTGGCTACAGGCCAGGTCACGTTGAGCTTCAATTCAGCTACTGGCACGCTCACGTCCTATCAGATCAACAATCAGGAGCAATTGCTCGCACCGGTCCGCCCGAATTTCTGGAGAGCCATGACAGACAACGATATGGGGAACCGCCTGAATGAGCGTTCTGCCTTCTGGAGGGATGCTCATGCTACCAGCAGATTAATTCGCTTCGAGCACCATGCAGACGAACAAGGCATTCTCGTGACGACCGATTATACGTGGGATTCACATCCAGGATGTACGCTGTCCATCTCGTACCGAATCAATCCTGATGGTGTATTGGAAATCAGTCAAACCCTTATTCCAGGCGAAGGTCTTCCCGATCTACCGGAATTCGGTATGCTGCTGCAGCTGAATAACAGCTTGGATACCATATCTTGGTACGGCAGAGGGCCACACGACAACTACGCAGACCGTCTAACCAGTGCAAGGCTCGGCTATTACACAGGTGCAGTTCAAGATCAATTCGTTCCATATCTGAAACCACAAGAGTGTGGTAACAAAACGGATGTACGGTACGCTGAAATTACGTCAGCGGATGGTCAAAATGGTTTGCATGTTGAAGCCACCATACCATTTGAAATCAATGCGTTGCCGTGGACACCGGAGGAACTGGAAGCAAACGATCATGTGTACAAATTACCTCAGAGCACACAGACTGTGGCGCGCATCAATTACAAACAAATGGGTGTTGGTGGGGATGATAGTTGGGGTGCACGTACTCACGCTGAATACACTTTGCCAGCCAATCGCGCGTATCATTTCACCTTTACGGTAAGACCTGTATAA
- a CDS encoding iron ABC transporter permease: MNRTLTAALVGIIGLIVLFLGSLMIGTSWIPLSTVLDYMFDYSPTVKEHVILHVLRMPRALAVLCIGANLSIAGCIMQVLTRNPLASPSIFGINAGASFMIVMFTIVFPTVSGLALAGAGFAGGLLTVSIVLLMSFAMRGGQAEVRMALIGVVVQALLSSFTQGLLIFNEESAGKIIFWLAGSATGVKWEEINLLLIFSLTGLFMALLISKSLSLLNLGEDIARGLGQNIWTIRIVGSVIVIILAGISVSVVGPIGFVGLIVPHITRYLLGTDYRLLIPFSALFGAILLTVADIASRFVHFPSETPVGIITALIGAPYFVYLARRQSRSAS, encoded by the coding sequence ATGAATAGAACGCTGACCGCGGCCTTGGTTGGCATAATCGGATTGATTGTGCTTTTTCTGGGCTCGCTGATGATCGGTACTTCCTGGATACCCTTATCCACTGTGCTGGATTATATGTTCGACTATTCTCCAACGGTCAAAGAACATGTCATTCTGCATGTATTGCGAATGCCACGTGCCTTGGCTGTGCTGTGTATTGGCGCCAATCTGAGTATTGCAGGGTGCATTATGCAGGTACTGACCCGTAATCCGCTTGCATCTCCGAGCATATTCGGGATCAATGCCGGTGCCTCCTTTATGATAGTCATGTTCACGATTGTTTTCCCAACGGTGAGTGGTTTGGCGCTGGCAGGTGCAGGCTTTGCAGGGGGATTGCTGACGGTGAGCATTGTGCTATTGATGAGCTTTGCCATGCGCGGAGGTCAAGCCGAAGTACGGATGGCACTCATCGGTGTGGTGGTACAGGCATTGTTATCTTCATTTACGCAAGGACTGTTGATCTTTAATGAGGAGTCCGCCGGTAAAATCATCTTCTGGCTCGCCGGTTCGGCTACTGGCGTCAAATGGGAAGAGATTAACCTTTTGCTGATATTCAGTTTAACGGGTCTTTTCATGGCTTTGTTGATTAGTAAATCATTGTCCTTATTAAATCTCGGTGAAGACATCGCCCGCGGATTGGGGCAGAATATTTGGACTATTCGGATAGTGGGCAGTGTAATTGTGATCATTCTGGCAGGCATATCCGTGTCGGTTGTAGGGCCGATCGGATTCGTGGGATTAATCGTGCCACATATAACCCGCTATCTGCTGGGTACAGACTATCGACTGCTGATCCCGTTTTCCGCCTTATTCGGAGCGATTCTGTTAACCGTAGCAGATATTGCTTCCCGGTTTGTTCATTTTCCATCAGAGACACCTGTTGGCATTATTACGGCCCTGATTGGCGCGCCTTATTTCGTATATCTCGCAAGGCGACAAAGCAGGAGTGCATCATGA
- a CDS encoding helix-turn-helix domain-containing protein, giving the protein MNIDRYIELWNQAAVQVVDVQHHMLGHGQDSMIHELPTSGLIYTVRGGGLIYMDYNQYRTDRYHLIHGGKGSFLQIDVLEEQLEYYLILYQAHILLSAGTAARLLPDGSPLLEIQYDLKPIHPVMLQDKISQLRQMWTSPHRLQEMQVRSIFLQVMMEILEQLQSTEVSSEPPDLVAQAMSYIQEHYHLPITIDSLAAKLECSPRHLGRLFRNSEIGQSPSDYLVQFRMSKARELLVQTDLALKDVASSIGYEDVYHFSRMFKKYCGLSPIHYRNQYLQSPTGLNTTSAMSDISIVESLIPRYIDNDSQNKQVSGGSFMMYNWSRRSTVMMLLLSFSLLMSACASPAPSTNAPAVSSGSEQATADTTSSRTINHDLGSTKVPVEPTRIVVLEQGFTQTLAALEVKPVGVADDNKPERFPKDTLAYIEGYTSVGTRSEPNLEVIRTLKPDLIIADTSRHGNVYDELSAIAPTIVFKNDTANYEDILVSTEKIGEALGKTEATTALLEEHQKRLDELKQMINPQQ; this is encoded by the coding sequence ATGAATATAGACAGGTATATTGAGCTATGGAATCAGGCTGCGGTTCAGGTCGTGGATGTGCAGCATCATATGTTGGGGCATGGGCAGGACTCCATGATACATGAATTGCCGACCAGCGGACTAATCTACACGGTTCGTGGTGGTGGCTTAATTTACATGGATTACAACCAGTACAGAACAGATCGCTATCATTTGATCCATGGCGGGAAAGGGAGCTTTCTGCAGATTGATGTACTCGAAGAACAGTTGGAGTATTATCTGATTTTGTATCAAGCACACATCTTGTTATCTGCTGGAACAGCTGCTCGACTACTACCGGATGGGAGTCCGTTATTAGAGATTCAATATGATCTGAAGCCCATTCATCCGGTGATGTTACAGGATAAAATAAGTCAGCTTAGACAGATGTGGACATCTCCACACCGTTTGCAGGAAATGCAGGTTCGTTCCATCTTCTTGCAGGTCATGATGGAGATTCTGGAACAGTTGCAGTCCACAGAGGTCTCGTCTGAACCTCCTGATCTGGTGGCACAGGCGATGAGCTACATTCAGGAACACTATCACCTTCCAATCACAATCGATTCACTGGCTGCCAAGCTGGAATGCAGTCCAAGACACCTCGGACGCTTGTTCCGTAATAGCGAGATTGGTCAGAGCCCATCGGATTATCTTGTGCAATTCCGAATGAGCAAAGCGCGTGAATTGCTTGTGCAAACGGATCTTGCGCTGAAGGATGTGGCGAGTAGCATCGGTTACGAGGATGTCTATCATTTTAGCCGTATGTTCAAAAAGTACTGTGGTTTATCTCCGATTCACTATCGTAATCAGTATCTTCAATCGCCAACAGGTCTGAATACGACATCTGCTATGTCCGATATATCCATTGTTGAGTCGCTCATACCCCGTTATATTGATAATGATTCTCAAAACAAACAAGTAAGCGGGGGTTCTTTCATGATGTACAATTGGTCCAGGCGTTCAACGGTAATGATGCTGTTGCTGAGTTTTAGTCTTTTAATGAGTGCGTGCGCGAGTCCAGCTCCATCCACCAATGCTCCGGCAGTATCAAGTGGAAGTGAACAGGCAACCGCAGATACTACTTCTTCACGCACGATCAATCATGATCTGGGAAGCACGAAGGTACCTGTTGAGCCCACACGGATTGTGGTGTTGGAACAAGGATTTACACAGACCCTTGCAGCGCTTGAAGTGAAGCCTGTTGGGGTTGCGGATGATAACAAACCTGAGCGTTTCCCCAAGGACACGCTTGCTTATATTGAGGGATATACCTCGGTGGGTACCCGTTCTGAGCCGAATCTGGAAGTGATTCGTACGCTCAAACCGGATCTGATTATTGCGGATACGAGCCGTCATGGCAATGTATATGATGAGTTGTCGGCTATTGCGCCAACGATTGTATTCAAGAATGATACAGCCAACTACGAGGATATCTTGGTGTCGACTGAGAAGATCGGTGAAGCGTTGGGCAAAACGGAAGCTACCACTGCCTTGCTGGAAGAGCATCAGAAGCGATTGGATGAGTTGAAGCAAATGATCAATCCTCAACAGTAA
- a CDS encoding helix-turn-helix transcriptional regulator, with amino-acid sequence MDHSLHPLFKPIQINGTYPNSYYVEKIPAAGLMAYVACYWESGSLPNTHADVNWGEGREPSVITVPARVLPDGCTDMLITYDPVCSEHSYAYCGNYTQPFAVPERSDEGPPAGDYTFGVRFFPGGAHVFHGMPLEWFTDKRIALQECWPEKLNELQERMAETNRFAERVEVMNAYLSPLSVQASTSENDLMKNVLHRIFIDGGRMTVQELAMREVISERQLHRKFSEWVGISPKRFSEVVRFHRVLRDIHQGNTVDWAMLAQNHGFFDQAHLIRQFRKFYGETPLTAAREHGRMLSDLYNRSVEPSVILKS; translated from the coding sequence GTGGATCACAGCCTGCACCCATTGTTTAAGCCTATTCAGATAAATGGAACGTACCCTAACAGTTATTATGTTGAGAAAATACCTGCTGCCGGCTTGATGGCTTATGTGGCCTGTTATTGGGAATCAGGATCTCTTCCGAACACGCATGCAGATGTTAATTGGGGAGAAGGTCGAGAGCCATCGGTGATCACTGTCCCTGCACGGGTATTGCCGGATGGTTGCACGGATATGCTGATTACATACGACCCGGTCTGTTCAGAACATTCCTATGCTTACTGTGGTAATTATACACAGCCGTTCGCTGTACCTGAGCGATCCGATGAAGGCCCTCCTGCTGGAGATTACACCTTTGGTGTCCGATTCTTTCCAGGTGGTGCGCATGTCTTCCATGGCATGCCTCTGGAATGGTTTACGGATAAGCGAATTGCCCTTCAGGAATGTTGGCCAGAGAAGCTGAACGAGCTTCAGGAGCGGATGGCCGAAACGAATCGTTTTGCAGAGCGGGTAGAGGTTATGAATGCGTACTTGAGTCCATTGTCTGTGCAGGCAAGCACATCTGAGAACGATCTGATGAAAAACGTGCTGCACCGCATCTTTATAGATGGGGGGCGTATGACTGTCCAGGAGCTGGCGATGCGTGAAGTGATCAGTGAGCGGCAGCTGCATCGCAAGTTCTCAGAGTGGGTCGGAATCAGTCCCAAACGATTCAGTGAGGTAGTTCGTTTTCATCGTGTGTTGCGTGATATTCATCAGGGGAACACGGTAGACTGGGCAATGCTTGCCCAGAATCATGGTTTCTTTGACCAAGCCCACCTGATTCGGCAATTTCGCAAGTTTTATGGAGAGACTCCGTTGACGGCAGCCAGAGAGCATGGCAGGATGTTGTCCGATTTGTACAATAGATCTGTAGAACCGTCGGTTATACTTAAATCGTGA
- a CDS encoding AraC family transcriptional regulator codes for MKLTTERVVYWMDTRIFFGKTEEAARLPIYMTTVGYWEHQYETERPEGFPDYQIHQIIHGQGRLIIQDEEYIVGPGDVFVLYPDVPHKYMPISDRWELAWVSFQGREASQLLSYAGITGSRVCRLRTATLLHGLEQLLVRGENGGDTDYADYDVECSKQLYALLLDLKPLLIVSANYNDDLERLKPVLRYIAEHLDRSLSLKELADVAVVSPQYLCRLFQKALHTRPVFYVNQERINRSKQLMFSERELRIYEVADRVGYENASYFCAMFKRHTGMSPERFRKLHGLS; via the coding sequence ATGAAACTAACGACGGAGAGAGTGGTGTACTGGATGGATACCCGGATTTTTTTTGGTAAAACAGAAGAAGCTGCTCGCCTGCCGATCTATATGACCACGGTTGGATACTGGGAGCACCAATATGAAACTGAGCGTCCAGAGGGATTCCCGGATTATCAGATCCACCAGATTATTCATGGTCAGGGGAGGCTAATTATACAAGACGAAGAGTACATCGTCGGACCAGGTGACGTTTTCGTTCTGTACCCTGATGTCCCGCATAAATATATGCCGATCAGTGACCGCTGGGAGCTGGCTTGGGTCTCGTTTCAGGGGAGAGAGGCCAGTCAGCTATTATCTTATGCAGGTATTACCGGTTCACGCGTGTGCAGACTCCGGACAGCCACACTGCTGCATGGACTGGAGCAACTTCTGGTTAGAGGTGAGAATGGCGGTGATACGGATTATGCAGATTACGATGTGGAGTGTTCCAAACAATTATATGCTCTGTTGCTGGATCTGAAGCCACTACTCATCGTATCTGCCAACTATAATGATGATCTGGAGCGCTTGAAGCCTGTGCTGCGTTATATCGCAGAGCATCTGGATCGTTCACTGTCGCTGAAGGAACTGGCCGATGTGGCGGTGGTGTCTCCTCAATATTTGTGCAGGCTGTTTCAGAAGGCACTCCATACCAGACCTGTATTTTACGTGAACCAGGAGCGGATTAATCGGAGTAAACAGCTCATGTTCAGTGAGAGAGAGCTCCGAATCTATGAAGTTGCTGATCGGGTGGGCTACGAGAACGCCAGTTATTTCTGTGCGATGTTCAAAAGGCATACAGGCATGAGTCCGGAACGTTTTCGCAAACTGCACGGACTGAGTTGA